In one window of Lynx canadensis isolate LIC74 chromosome A3, mLynCan4.pri.v2, whole genome shotgun sequence DNA:
- the LOC115511075 gene encoding WD repeat and coiled-coil-containing protein yields MELGKGRLLRTGLNALYQAVHPVHGLVWTNGNQVVLTDLQLHSGEARFGDSEVIGQFEHVYGVSWAPPGTADMPALLAVQHKKRVIVWQLCPSSTGTNKRLMSQTCEIRESLPVLPQGCVWHPESAVLAVLTAQRVSVFHSVHCDSSRVNADIDTQGLIHCASWTQDGQRLVVAAGSSLHSYIWDSAQKTLRRCSFHPVFDVDSSVRSIRATVDSQVAVATELPLDKICGLNASEIFDVPPSGEDPCLCTFPVIDEVPTTGKGAVASKTSVETSVSPLSSFSDPLDLTHMHFNTSKSEGSSLICLRKKDYLTGTGMDSSHLVLVTFEKEVTQTRKVTIPGILVPDLITFDLKAQVVAVASNTSNIIFIYSVIRSFIPNIQQIQLEKSERPKGMCFLTDKLLLILVGRQKSTDSAFLPSSKTDQYIIRLIVREVTLEKELPVTSSENQSGYSTFSTPLSKIDRKKLLESLSPDLCHQNRGLLTSDSRSQCERPGRTLIEEIRSPPSSICDGSIALRTLDAEPVNRSVTPPRSSSTPDHTSTPEPPNLPQSKNSQKEKETYRLSKEMEILSRTLTEVQRCLSELTDALHNGKKSSPVYPLSRDLPYVHITYQKSHYVGPVVEKRAVLLCNGKLRLSTVQQTFGLSLIEMLHDSHWILLCADSEGFIPLTFTTTQEITIRDGSSNVFRDSASES; encoded by the exons ATGGAGTTGGGAAAAGGAAGACTTCTCAGGACTGGGCTGAATGCATTGTATCAGGCAGTACACCCAGTTCATGGCCTTGTCTGGACTAATGGGAACCAGGTAGTCCTGACTGATTTACAGCTTCACAGTGGAGAGGCCAGGTTTGGGGACTCAGAGGTCATTGGACAGTTTGAACATGTGTATGGAGTGTCTTGGGCCCCACCTGGCACAGCTGACATGCCTGCTCTGCTCGCTGTGCAGCACAAGAAGCGTGTCATTGTGTGGCAGCTATGTCCCAGCAGTACGGGGACGAACAAACGGCTGATGTCTCAGACCTGTGAGATTAGAGAATcactccctgtccttccccaggGCTGTGTGTGGCATCCAGAAAGTGCTGTCCTGGCTGTGTTGACTGCGCAGCGTGTCTCCGTTTTCCACAGTGTTCACTGCGACAGTTCCCGGGTGAACGCGGACATTGACACCCAGGGCCTCATTCACTGTGCGTCTTGGACCCAGGATGGCCAGAGGCTGGTGGTGGCAGCTGGCAGCAGCCTGCATTCCTACATTTGGGACAGTGCTCAGAAGACTCTTCGCAGGTGCTCCTTCCACCCAGTGTTTGATGTGGACAGCTCTGTGCGCTCCATCAGAGCCACCGTGGACTCACAGGTCGCTGTAGCCACTGAGCTCCCACTAGATAAGATCTGTGGCTTAAATGCATCTGAAATCTTTGATGTTCCACCTAGCGGTGAAGACCCTTGTCTGTGTACTTTCCCGGTTATTGATGAAGTACCCACCACGGGTAAGGGGGCAGTTGCTTCTAAAACAAGTGTTGAAACATCAgtttctcccctttcttccttttcagatcCTCTGGATCTAACTCATATGCATTTCAATACGTCAAAGTCTGAGGGTAGTTCTCTTATTTGtctaagaaaaaaagactacTTGACAGGAACTGGCATGGATTCTTCACATCTGGTCCTTGTGACCTTTGAGAAGGAGGTTACGCAGACCAGAAAAGTCACCATTCCAGGCATTCTTGTTCCTGATCTAATAACATTTGATCTTAAAGCTCAGGTGGTAGCAGTGGCTTCTAATACTtccaatataatttttatctattctgtcaTCCGATCGTTTATACCAAACATCCAGCAGATTCAACTTGAGAAAAGTGAAAGACCAAAAGGTATGTGTTTCTTGACAGAtaagttattattaattttggtTGGAAGACAAAAATCCACTGATtcagcttttcttccttcttcaaagACTGATCAGTATATCATTCGTTTGATTGTTAGAGAAGTAACATTGGAAAAAGAATTGCCAGTAACATCGAGTGAAAACCAGAGTGGATACTCTACTTTCAGTACTCCATTAAGTAAAATAGACAGAAAAAAGCTACTTGAAAGTCTTTCCCCAGATTTGTGTCACCAAAACAGAGGGCTCTTGACATCTGACAGCCGTAGTCAATGCGAAAGGCCTGGAAGAACCCTTATTGAAGAAATCAGGAGCCCTCCAAGCAGTATCTGTGATGGCTCCATAGCTCTCAGAACTCTAGATGCTGAGCCCGTTAACCGCTCAGTAACACCACCCAGGTCCAGCAGCACACCAGACCACACCAGCACTCCGGAACCTCCTAATTTGCCTCAAAGCAAGAActcacagaaggaaaaggaaacttaCCGACTGTctaaggaaatggaaattttgtCTAGGACCCTGACTGAAGTGCAGCGATGTCTTTCTGAACTCACAGACGCTCTGCATAATGGGAAGAAGTCCTCTCCTGTGTATCCACTGTCTCGGGATCTGCCTTACGTGCACATCACTTACCAG AAATCTCATTATGTAGGTCCTGTTGTTGAAAAAAGAGCTGTGCTTCTCTGCAATGGCAAACTAAGGCTCAGTACAGTTCAGCAGACTTTTGGCCTCTCTCTTATTGAAATGCTCCATG